The sequence ACCCGCTTCCACGGCCTTCGCAAGCGGATGGACGTAGTCGGGATAGTCGCAAGAGGCCTCGGAATCCGTGCCGTAATCGGTGACTTTGTAACCCAATTGCTCCAAAAAGCCTTTCATGGCGGCCTTGTACTGGAATCCGGCGTGGTCGCCAGCGATTGCGATCGTTTTTGTATTACTCATCTTCTTCTTCAACTTCCGCAACGGCGGGTTTAACATCATTTTCTCTTTCGGCGGCTGCTTCTCTGGCTTTGCGTTTGAAGACGCGCGCACTGATCAAAATGCTGATCTCGTACAAAATCATCAACGGCGTAAACACCAACAACTGACTGAACGGATCCGGCGAAGGCGTGATCAAGGCTGCAATGATCAACAAGACCACGATCGAATGCCTTCTGTATTTCCGCAAAAATGCCGGAGTGACCAAGCCGATCAAGGAAAGGTAATAGATCACCAACGGCAGTTGGAACACCAATCCGGTTCCAAACAGCACGGTCAATTCGAAACTGATCACATCGCCGATTCGCCAGATGTTTTGCGCTTCCTCAAACAGCACGAACTGCGCGAGAAAAAGCACGGAGGTCGGCAGAATCACGAAGTACCCAAAGGCGACACCGATGAAAAACAGCACGCTGGTGGTGACCACATTCCATCGAATCCGGCCGGCCTCCTTACGCGACAAAGCAGGTCGGATAAAGCGCCACAATTCCCAGCTAATGAATGGAAATGCAGCGATCAAACCCGCAAAGAAGGCGTAGATCAACGCCTTCATGAACTGCTCATAAGGCGAGGTCGCCTGAATCGCCACCATTTCGCCTTGTTTGGTTTTCAGCTGAAAACCACCCATTTGGCCGGATTCGATGAATTTGCGGGCATCGATGCGCAGGTGAATGGGTACCGTCTTGGCTGAATTGTCCTTGCTTTGCGGAATGGATGACAATTCTGCGGAATCTCCAATTTCAGGCGGGGCGTTCGGGATGGAGGCGTTGGGATCTGCCAGCAAATTTCCTTGAAGGGTCATCATGGCTTCCAGATCGATGCTATCGGCCTTCATCGTAAAAAATGCCCCGTTTTTCTCCTCTGGTGGACAAAAATCGTCGGTGATGTGCTCACAAATGAGGCGATAGGTCACAAAATCATACCGGAAAGGCGCCATAAATACGCCTCCAATTACCTCCACACGGTAGATGAACAACACGACTGCAAAAATGGAAATGGCAATGACCATCCGGACCAAGTGCCAACGCAGCTCCTCCAAGTGGTCGAAAAACGACATCTCCTCCGGATCTTGGTCCAGACCACGCTTTACTTTTTTTCGCCAGGAAAATATGCCCACTCAGCCGCTATTTTTCGATGAAAGCCCGATTCTCAGTCAAAAGAAACTTCGATGAGCTTGAATTCATTTCGCTCGACATTGCCAACCCCGAGGAGCATCATTTTGTTTGGCCCCACCATCGTGCTCCGTCTTGGGAAGAAGAGATTGTTCTCACGTTCG comes from Bacteroidota bacterium and encodes:
- the tatC gene encoding twin-arginine translocase subunit TatC, with the translated sequence MSFFDHLEELRWHLVRMVIAISIFAVVLFIYRVEVIGGVFMAPFRYDFVTYRLICEHITDDFCPPEEKNGAFFTMKADSIDLEAMMTLQGNLLADPNASIPNAPPEIGDSAELSSIPQSKDNSAKTVPIHLRIDARKFIESGQMGGFQLKTKQGEMVAIQATSPYEQFMKALIYAFFAGLIAAFPFISWELWRFIRPALSRKEAGRIRWNVVTTSVLFFIGVAFGYFVILPTSVLFLAQFVLFEEAQNIWRIGDVISFELTVLFGTGLVFQLPLVIYYLSLIGLVTPAFLRKYRRHSIVVLLIIAALITPSPDPFSQLLVFTPLMILYEISILISARVFKRKAREAAAERENDVKPAVAEVEEEDE